From the Bacillota bacterium genome, one window contains:
- the gmk gene encoding guanylate kinase has translation MDTGLLVVLSGPSGVGKGRVREALSAEMPDLVYAVSATTRDPRPGEVDGVHYHFLSEEEFRRRLQGGEFVEWANVYGHLYGTPGEPVRRLLREGRTVIMEKDVQGARTLRGVFPEAVFVFLLPPSVEELWRRQEGRATETEESLARRRHAAAAELAEVEWYDYAVVNDDLDRAVAAVRAIITAERCRVRRVLPRLNLPWLPESPRGEGAGSRGCGAGLRHCPIRVSGLKER, from the coding sequence ATGGATACGGGACTGCTGGTGGTTCTTTCCGGGCCTTCGGGGGTAGGCAAGGGTCGGGTGAGGGAGGCCCTGAGTGCCGAGATGCCCGACCTGGTATATGCGGTATCGGCTACCACGCGGGATCCCCGGCCGGGCGAGGTGGACGGGGTCCACTATCATTTCCTGAGCGAAGAGGAATTCCGCCGTCGCCTGCAGGGGGGCGAGTTCGTGGAGTGGGCCAACGTGTATGGTCACCTCTACGGCACCCCGGGCGAGCCGGTGCGACGCTTGCTCCGGGAAGGCCGCACGGTGATCATGGAGAAGGACGTGCAGGGCGCGCGCACCCTCCGGGGTGTGTTCCCCGAGGCCGTGTTCGTGTTCCTGCTACCCCCGTCGGTGGAAGAACTGTGGCGGCGCCAGGAAGGGCGGGCGACGGAGACGGAGGAGAGCCTGGCACGGCGCCGACATGCGGCTGCGGCGGAACTGGCCGAGGTGGAGTGGTATGATTATGCGGTGGTGAATGACGATCTGGACCGGGCGGTCGCCGCCGTCAGGGCCATCATCACCGCCGAAAGATGCAGGGTGAGGCGGGTACTCCCCCGCCTGAATCTCCCCTGGTTGCCGGAGAGCCCCCGCGGTGAAGGGGCCGGCAGCCGGGGATGCGGCGCAGGGCTGCGCCACTGTCCTATACGAGTCAGTGGGTTGAAGGAGAGGTGA
- the rpoZ gene encoding DNA-directed RNA polymerase subunit omega: MVDLPLEQLLPYVDAKYTLVSLAAKRARELLEGHPPLLVSRSSKPVTVALEEIASGLITYRREVARMK, from the coding sequence CTGGTCGATCTGCCCCTCGAGCAACTGCTTCCCTACGTGGACGCCAAGTACACCCTGGTATCGCTGGCGGCCAAGAGGGCGCGGGAACTGCTGGAAGGGCATCCTCCCCTGCTGGTGAGTCGTTCCAGCAAGCCGGTCACAGTAGCCCTGGAGGAAATAGCGAGCGGGCTCATCACCTACCGGCGCGAGGTTGCGCGGATGAAGTAG
- the coaBC gene encoding bifunctional phosphopantothenoylcysteine decarboxylase/phosphopantothenate--cysteine ligase CoaBC — translation MVVSPEELRTGEPGGEESRREAGSGTARGAASPQPALAGKVVVVGITGGIAAYKAVEVVSRLRQLGADVHVVMTRAATRFVTPLTLQTISGNPVVTRLFSRVTRWNVEHVALAERADLLLVVPATANVVGKVAAGIADDFLTTTIMACRAPVVFCPSMNFRMYENPVFQGNMARLKELGYHFIPPETGWLAEGTVGVGRLPQPARIVERVVAMLAAPACRLASAGAAIPRADEPARESGSVRAAEPAGDVGAVGVPAGDLAGRRVLVTAGPTREMIDPVRFISNPSSGKMGYALARAARARGAGVVLVSGPVELPPPEGVDLVRVTSAEEMYHAVMERLPGVHLVLKAAAVGDWRPRRVYPCKVKKEDKAGWLLELEPTPDILAEVGRRKGNTVVVGFAAETDDIDRHAREKIARKNLDLLVVNDVSRPGMGFASDDNKVTLYWPDGTTEDLPLMSKEELAHRILDRVVPLLESRRGE, via the coding sequence ATGGTGGTGTCCCCTGAGGAACTCAGGACAGGCGAGCCTGGAGGTGAGGAGTCCCGCAGGGAAGCCGGCAGCGGCACGGCCAGAGGGGCGGCGTCCCCGCAGCCGGCCCTGGCGGGGAAGGTGGTGGTGGTGGGCATCACCGGCGGGATCGCCGCCTACAAGGCGGTAGAGGTGGTGAGCCGTCTCCGCCAGCTGGGTGCGGACGTGCACGTGGTGATGACCCGCGCCGCCACCAGGTTCGTGACGCCCCTCACCCTCCAGACGATCTCCGGGAACCCGGTGGTCACCCGCCTGTTTTCCCGGGTGACCCGCTGGAACGTGGAGCACGTGGCGCTGGCGGAGCGGGCGGATCTCTTGCTGGTGGTTCCCGCCACCGCCAACGTGGTGGGGAAGGTGGCGGCCGGTATCGCCGATGACTTCCTGACTACCACCATCATGGCCTGCCGGGCCCCCGTGGTCTTCTGCCCTTCAATGAATTTTCGCATGTACGAGAATCCCGTGTTTCAGGGCAACATGGCCCGGCTCAAGGAGCTGGGGTACCATTTCATACCCCCCGAGACGGGGTGGCTGGCCGAGGGGACGGTGGGGGTGGGCAGGCTGCCCCAGCCTGCCCGCATCGTGGAGCGGGTGGTGGCAATGCTTGCTGCGCCGGCGTGCCGGCTCGCTAGCGCTGGAGCGGCCATCCCAAGGGCGGACGAACCTGCGCGGGAGTCCGGGTCGGTCAGAGCGGCGGAGCCCGCCGGGGACGTCGGGGCTGTGGGTGTGCCGGCGGGCGACCTGGCAGGACGGCGGGTGCTGGTCACGGCCGGTCCCACCCGGGAGATGATCGATCCCGTGCGGTTCATATCCAACCCCTCATCGGGGAAGATGGGGTATGCCCTCGCCCGCGCCGCGCGGGCCCGGGGTGCCGGTGTGGTGCTGGTGTCGGGCCCCGTGGAGCTGCCACCGCCGGAGGGAGTAGATCTGGTGCGCGTTACCTCTGCCGAGGAGATGTACCACGCGGTCATGGAGAGGCTGCCGGGCGTTCACCTGGTGCTCAAGGCGGCAGCGGTGGGCGACTGGCGTCCCCGCCGGGTGTACCCGTGCAAAGTGAAGAAGGAGGATAAGGCGGGCTGGTTGCTGGAACTCGAGCCCACCCCTGACATCCTGGCGGAAGTGGGCAGGCGGAAAGGGAACACGGTGGTGGTGGGGTTCGCCGCCGAGACGGACGACATCGACCGCCACGCCCGGGAGAAGATCGCGCGCAAGAACCTGGATTTACTCGTGGTGAACGACGTGAGCCGGCCCGGGATGGGTTTTGCCAGCGACGACAATAAGGTGACGTTGTACTGGCCCGACGGGACCACCGAAGATCTTCCCCTGATGAGCAAGGAGGAACTGGCTCATCGCATCCTCGACCGTGTTGTCCCCCTCCTGGAATCACGCCGCGGTGAGTGA
- a CDS encoding ABC transporter permease translates to MGKAFSVAGGTLLADTWWICWRELKRLWGQKIRILMTLIQPLIWLALMGNMFERIAAIPGFPARSYLDYMAPGIVTMVTLFGGIFGGLGVVWDRRLGYLQKLLAAPISRAAVVTGKMLAIAIQTAFQALVIFGLALSMGVHFAAGVPGVPVLVLLAVLLSQVFAGISLCLGAVLTSHEALMAVVNFLTMPLMFTSNAMMPLDMMPPWLARLAVLNPLSYAINPMRTLFLSGWDWAGLVRGVVVLALAGLAMTVAASSLFRRSIA, encoded by the coding sequence ATGGGGAAAGCGTTTTCAGTCGCGGGCGGCACGCTGCTGGCTGACACCTGGTGGATATGCTGGCGGGAACTGAAGCGCCTGTGGGGGCAGAAGATCCGCATCCTGATGACCCTGATCCAGCCTCTCATCTGGCTGGCCCTGATGGGCAACATGTTCGAGCGGATAGCGGCCATACCGGGCTTCCCCGCCCGGTCTTATCTGGACTACATGGCGCCCGGGATAGTCACCATGGTCACCCTGTTCGGCGGCATTTTCGGGGGGCTGGGCGTGGTGTGGGACCGGCGGCTGGGATATCTCCAGAAGCTGCTGGCCGCCCCCATCTCTCGGGCGGCCGTTGTTACGGGCAAGATGCTGGCCATCGCCATCCAGACCGCCTTCCAGGCACTGGTGATATTCGGACTGGCCCTGTCCATGGGAGTCCATTTTGCGGCCGGGGTCCCCGGGGTGCCGGTCTTGGTCCTGCTGGCCGTACTGCTCAGCCAGGTATTTGCCGGGATTTCTCTGTGCCTGGGGGCGGTGCTCACCAGTCACGAGGCCCTGATGGCGGTGGTGAACTTCCTCACCATGCCCCTGATGTTCACTTCCAACGCCATGATGCCTCTCGACATGATGCCCCCGTGGCTGGCCCGGCTGGCCGTGCTGAATCCCCTGAGTTACGCCATCAATCCCATGCGCACCCTTTTCCTCAGCGGCTGGGACTGGGCAGGGCTGGTCCGGGGTGTCGTGGTCCTGGCCCTGGCCGGCCTGGCCATGACGGTGGCGGCATCCTCTCTGTTCCGCCGCAGCATCGCCTGA
- the dsrM gene encoding sulfate reduction electron transfer complex DsrMKJOP subunit DsrM translates to MGIGISLILTVALVLVAYVGAEAGLHVLFGAVIPYVAGATFVAGVIYRVVRWAMAPVPFRIPTTCGQQKSLPWIRAATFDNPSTAAGVIVRVALEALFFRSLLRNTRFELREGPKLAYFWEKWLWLAGLAFHWSLFTIVTRHLRFFTEPVPSFVRWLEGLDGFFQVGVSALFLTDVVVLVAATYLFLRRVVIPQVRYISLPGDYFPLFLILGVAISGVLMRYFFRVDITAVKELAMGLVTFHPVVPGGIGTLFYVHLFLVSVLLIYFPFSKLVHMAGIFLSPTRNLANTNRERRHINPWNYPVKVHTYEEYEEEFRKHMVQAGIPVEKEDH, encoded by the coding sequence GTGGGCATCGGGATATCCCTCATTTTGACCGTCGCACTGGTACTGGTGGCATACGTTGGCGCAGAGGCCGGCCTGCACGTCCTCTTTGGGGCGGTCATACCGTATGTCGCCGGAGCCACCTTTGTGGCCGGGGTGATATACCGCGTGGTCAGGTGGGCGATGGCCCCCGTCCCCTTCCGCATACCCACCACGTGCGGGCAGCAGAAATCCCTGCCCTGGATCCGGGCAGCCACCTTCGATAACCCTTCCACTGCGGCGGGCGTCATAGTCAGGGTAGCACTGGAGGCACTCTTCTTTCGCTCCCTTTTGCGCAACACCCGGTTCGAGCTGCGGGAAGGCCCCAAGCTCGCTTACTTCTGGGAAAAGTGGCTGTGGCTGGCGGGACTGGCCTTCCACTGGTCCCTCTTCACCATAGTCACAAGGCACCTGCGCTTTTTCACGGAGCCGGTCCCCTCTTTTGTGCGCTGGCTCGAGGGTCTGGATGGCTTCTTCCAGGTAGGCGTGAGCGCCCTCTTCCTGACCGATGTGGTGGTACTGGTGGCCGCGACCTACCTGTTCCTCAGGAGGGTTGTCATCCCCCAGGTGCGCTACATTTCCCTGCCCGGGGACTACTTCCCGCTTTTCCTGATCCTTGGCGTAGCCATATCCGGTGTGCTCATGCGCTACTTCTTCCGGGTGGACATCACCGCCGTAAAGGAACTGGCCATGGGGCTGGTCACCTTCCACCCCGTCGTGCCCGGCGGCATCGGCACCCTCTTTTACGTGCACCTGTTCCTGGTCAGCGTCTTGCTCATCTACTTCCCGTTCAGCAAACTGGTGCACATGGCCGGCATCTTCCTCAGCCCCACCAGGAATCTGGCCAACACCAATCGTGAACGCCGGCACATAAATCCCTGGAACTACCCGGTCAAGGTGCACACTTACGAGGAATACGAGGAGGAATTCAGAAAGCACATGGTCCAGGCCGGTATACCCGTGGAAAAGGAGGACCACTGA
- a CDS encoding ATP-binding cassette domain-containing protein, giving the protein MTDEAIVETDRLTKQYAGGTLAVDRVSFQVRRGEIFGFLGPNGAGKTTTIMMLTTLTRPTSGRAVVCGYDVVASPHLVRQQLGYVSQDVAVDESLTGWENLYLQGRLYHLAPAALRQRIADVLATVELEEHAHRPVSTYSGGMRKRLDIAAGLIHRPRLLFLDEPTLGLDIQTRSRIWEYIRRMRDEHGVTVFLTTHYMEEADRLCDRVAIIDHGQIVALDTPAALKRSLGGDLITIRLAGAPARPDLAAGMAGLPLVESVKPGEDGAFQLVVREGERATPVLLDFLSSRGVQVESVALKRPTLDDVFLRYTGRQLREDEGAASYQRMVRAVRRVRR; this is encoded by the coding sequence ATGACTGACGAAGCCATAGTCGAGACGGACCGGCTGACCAAGCAATACGCGGGCGGAACCCTGGCCGTAGACCGGGTGAGTTTCCAGGTGCGGAGGGGCGAGATATTCGGCTTCCTGGGTCCCAACGGTGCCGGGAAGACCACCACCATCATGATGCTCACCACGCTGACCCGGCCCACGTCGGGCCGGGCGGTGGTGTGCGGTTACGATGTGGTGGCCTCGCCGCATCTGGTCAGGCAGCAACTGGGGTACGTGTCCCAGGATGTGGCGGTGGACGAGAGCCTGACCGGCTGGGAGAACCTTTACCTGCAGGGGAGGCTGTATCACCTGGCACCGGCTGCGCTGCGGCAGCGCATTGCCGATGTCCTGGCCACCGTGGAACTGGAGGAACACGCCCACCGTCCGGTATCCACCTATTCCGGAGGGATGCGCAAGAGGCTGGACATCGCCGCCGGTCTCATCCATCGCCCCCGGCTGCTGTTTCTGGACGAGCCCACCCTGGGCCTGGACATCCAGACGCGCAGCCGCATCTGGGAATACATCCGGCGGATGCGAGACGAGCACGGCGTCACCGTGTTCCTCACGACCCACTATATGGAGGAGGCCGACCGCCTGTGCGATCGGGTGGCGATCATCGACCACGGGCAGATCGTGGCCCTGGACACTCCCGCAGCCCTGAAGCGTTCCCTCGGGGGCGACCTGATCACCATCCGCCTGGCGGGTGCGCCGGCCCGGCCCGATCTGGCCGCCGGAATGGCGGGCCTGCCCCTGGTGGAGTCGGTAAAACCCGGGGAGGACGGTGCTTTCCAGTTGGTGGTCCGGGAAGGAGAGAGGGCTACCCCGGTGCTGCTGGACTTCCTTTCCTCCCGGGGGGTGCAGGTGGAGTCGGTGGCCCTCAAGCGCCCCACGCTGGACGACGTCTTTCTGCGCTACACGGGGCGGCAGTTGCGGGAAGACGAGGGTGCGGCAAGTTACCAGCGCATGGTGAGGGCGGTAAGGAGGGTGCGGCGGTGA
- a CDS encoding MarR family transcriptional regulator encodes MGDERGTGAFSAEDLLVMYQELVRSIRELHWHELLPVRLTMPQLKVLHVLCRHGKVTAGELAETLGVSAPTVTDIVERMSALGLVTKERGCEDRRVVYVSVTPAGEETLRQVLQERWSFYRDLFEGMSPGERDAVGRGLQALQEAVRRHSTLGRARTAPGGGNAKEHD; translated from the coding sequence TTGGGTGACGAGCGGGGGACGGGGGCGTTCAGCGCAGAAGACCTCCTGGTGATGTACCAGGAACTGGTACGTTCGATAAGAGAACTGCACTGGCACGAATTGCTTCCCGTGCGGTTGACGATGCCCCAGCTCAAGGTGCTGCACGTGCTGTGCAGGCACGGCAAGGTTACTGCCGGCGAACTGGCGGAAACGCTGGGGGTTTCCGCTCCCACGGTCACCGACATAGTGGAGCGCATGTCGGCCCTGGGCCTGGTGACCAAAGAGCGGGGGTGCGAGGACCGCCGGGTGGTTTACGTTTCCGTAACGCCTGCGGGGGAGGAAACCCTCCGGCAGGTACTTCAGGAGCGGTGGTCATTCTACCGGGACCTGTTCGAGGGGATGTCCCCCGGGGAGCGGGACGCGGTGGGGCGCGGCTTGCAGGCGCTGCAGGAAGCAGTCCGGCGGCATAGCACCCTGGGGAGGGCGAGGACGGCGCCGGGAGGAGGCAACGCGAAGGAGCATGACTGA
- a CDS encoding RsbRD N-terminal domain-containing protein: MSLQVLLSEKKPAIVERWFDVLLEDYPPETVRFLKEEKDRFANPVGSTFYQGIKDLYEELIREPDLRRTATLLDRIIRIRAVQGLLPSRALAFVLDLKKVIRDVLGPEAQNGKVPLEEWRQLESRIDHLALLSFDVYLDCREKIHEIKLNELKNRTYRLLERANLLVAAPEPSAEPAEQGEHMHRAETRQQADPQRQTRPGGDHTVDPEEGEG; the protein is encoded by the coding sequence GTGTCCCTCCAAGTTCTGCTCTCCGAGAAGAAACCGGCAATCGTTGAAAGATGGTTTGATGTCCTGCTGGAAGATTACCCCCCGGAAACCGTGAGGTTCCTGAAAGAGGAAAAGGACCGGTTCGCCAACCCGGTGGGGAGCACCTTCTACCAGGGGATAAAGGACCTCTACGAAGAGTTGATCCGGGAACCGGACCTGCGACGAACAGCCACGCTGCTGGACAGGATCATCAGGATCAGGGCCGTGCAGGGCCTGTTGCCGTCCCGGGCCCTCGCCTTCGTGCTGGACCTGAAGAAAGTGATCCGGGATGTGCTCGGGCCCGAAGCCCAGAACGGCAAAGTGCCGCTCGAAGAGTGGCGCCAGCTGGAGTCCAGGATAGACCACCTCGCCCTCCTGTCCTTTGACGTTTACCTGGACTGCCGGGAGAAAATCCACGAGATCAAGCTCAATGAGTTGAAGAACCGGACCTACCGGCTACTGGAAAGGGCCAATCTGCTCGTCGCCGCTCCCGAGCCTTCAGCAGAGCCCGCGGAGCAAGGGGAACACATGCACCGGGCCGAAACGCGACAGCAGGCGGACCCCCAGCGGCAAACGAGGCCGGGCGGCGACCACACCGTCGACCCGGAAGAAGGGGAGGGTTAA
- the remA gene encoding extracellular matrix/biofilm regulator RemA, which produces MEIKLVNVGFGNIVSAHRIVAIVSPESAPIKRIIGEARDRGLLIDATYGRRTRAVIIADSGHVVLSAVQPETVAHRVGGKEAVEEPAESPGRE; this is translated from the coding sequence ATGGAAATCAAGCTCGTCAACGTGGGATTTGGTAATATAGTGTCGGCCCACCGGATCGTGGCCATCGTGAGCCCGGAATCTGCGCCCATCAAGCGGATCATCGGTGAGGCCCGCGACCGGGGCCTGCTCATCGATGCCACTTACGGGCGGCGGACGCGGGCGGTGATCATCGCCGACTCGGGCCACGTGGTCCTGTCGGCAGTGCAGCCGGAGACGGTAGCCCACCGCGTGGGTGGTAAGGAAGCGGTTGAGGAGCCGGCGGAATCCCCGGGCAGGGAGTGA
- a CDS encoding DUF1732 domain-containing protein: MSGYGCGEAQARGWRVRVEVRSLNHRFLDVAVRFPRFCLALEERVREVVGQRLQRGRVEVFLTAEPTVDLPRQVRVDRGLARAYHHALQELARVLAEEMAPAAGEVPARDGATIMGEPSVRQERAVMGWSAGTGRPGPGELVWIAQLPGVMEPAEAQVDVEGVWAAALPALEQALAAVEEMRAAEGERLGTDMGARIARLRELVAQVRARAPHLEEEYRQRLVRRLGELAPLVEPARLVAEVALHAEKVSIHEELVRLSSHLEEMGRLLAGDEPVGRRLDFLLQEAFREATTMAAKAQDAAVSALVVEIKAELEKMREQGQNVV, translated from the coding sequence ATGAGCGGATACGGATGCGGGGAAGCCCAGGCGCGCGGATGGCGCGTCAGGGTGGAGGTGCGCAGCCTCAACCACCGGTTCCTGGATGTGGCCGTTCGTTTCCCCCGTTTTTGCCTGGCCCTGGAGGAGCGGGTCCGGGAAGTGGTGGGGCAGCGTCTGCAGCGCGGCCGGGTGGAGGTGTTCCTGACCGCCGAGCCCACGGTGGACCTGCCCCGCCAGGTGCGGGTGGACCGCGGCCTGGCCAGGGCCTACCACCATGCCCTGCAGGAACTTGCCCGGGTGCTGGCCGAGGAAATGGCTCCGGCAGCGGGTGAGGTGCCCGCGCGGGACGGCGCGACAATAATGGGTGAGCCGTCCGTACGGCAGGAGCGGGCCGTGATGGGCTGGTCGGCCGGTACCGGCCGGCCGGGGCCGGGAGAGTTGGTCTGGATCGCCCAGTTGCCGGGTGTGATGGAGCCCGCCGAAGCCCAGGTGGATGTGGAGGGGGTGTGGGCGGCTGCCCTCCCCGCCCTGGAGCAGGCCCTGGCTGCGGTGGAGGAAATGCGGGCCGCCGAGGGGGAGCGCCTGGGGACGGACATGGGCGCCAGGATAGCGCGGTTGCGGGAACTGGTGGCTCAGGTCCGGGCGCGAGCACCCCACCTGGAAGAGGAGTACCGGCAACGGCTGGTCAGGCGCCTCGGGGAACTGGCACCCCTGGTGGAACCGGCCCGGCTGGTGGCGGAGGTGGCTCTCCACGCCGAAAAGGTGAGCATCCACGAAGAACTGGTACGGCTATCGTCCCATCTGGAGGAGATGGGGCGCCTGCTGGCCGGAGACGAACCCGTCGGCCGGCGCCTGGACTTCCTGTTGCAGGAGGCGTTCCGGGAGGCCACCACCATGGCGGCCAAGGCCCAGGACGCTGCCGTCTCTGCCCTGGTGGTCGAGATTAAGGCAGAACTTGAGAAAATGCGGGAGCAGGGACAAAATGTGGTGTAG
- a CDS encoding LL-diaminopimelate aminotransferase, with product MPQVAQRIASIPPYLFARMDKVRKELVARGVDVISLAIGDPDVPTPGYVVDALYQAAQDASTHRYPPYEGLAEFRRAMARRYRDRFGVELDPDREVMTLIGSKEGIAHLFWAFVDPGDVVLLPDPAYPVYRTHAALCGARIHSMPLLPENGFLPDLEAIPEEVARAAKLMFINYPNNPTAGVADLEFMRRAVDFARRYDILLCHDAAYVENTYDGYVAPSVLQVDGAKDVAIEFYSLSKPFNMTGWRLGAAVGNAEAVAGLGVIKTNTDSGQFAAVQRAGVKALLDNPDHFIASMNEVYRQRRDLVVSTLRDLGFDVRPPRGSFYIWLRVPQGYTDEEFSAHLLEKAGVMVTPGSAYGETGRSFVRISLTVPTSRLEEAMGRLRNSL from the coding sequence ATGCCGCAGGTAGCGCAGAGGATAGCAAGTATTCCGCCGTACCTTTTCGCCCGTATGGATAAGGTGCGCAAGGAACTGGTGGCCCGCGGGGTGGATGTGATCAGCCTGGCCATCGGAGATCCGGATGTGCCCACGCCCGGATACGTGGTGGACGCCCTCTACCAGGCAGCCCAGGACGCTTCCACTCACCGCTACCCGCCCTACGAGGGCCTGGCCGAATTCCGCCGGGCCATGGCCCGGCGGTACCGGGATAGGTTCGGGGTGGAACTGGACCCCGACCGGGAAGTGATGACGCTCATCGGTTCCAAGGAAGGCATTGCCCACCTGTTCTGGGCCTTCGTGGACCCCGGAGACGTGGTGCTGCTGCCGGATCCGGCGTACCCGGTGTACCGGACTCATGCCGCCCTGTGCGGGGCGCGCATCCACTCCATGCCCCTTTTGCCCGAGAACGGCTTCCTGCCCGACCTGGAGGCCATCCCGGAAGAGGTGGCGCGGGCAGCCAAGCTCATGTTCATTAACTATCCCAACAACCCCACGGCGGGCGTGGCCGACCTGGAATTCATGCGCAGGGCGGTGGATTTTGCCCGCCGGTACGATATTCTTCTCTGCCACGACGCTGCCTACGTGGAGAACACGTACGACGGCTACGTTGCCCCCAGCGTTCTGCAGGTGGACGGTGCCAAAGACGTGGCCATCGAGTTCTACTCGCTCTCCAAGCCCTTCAACATGACGGGATGGCGCCTGGGTGCTGCGGTGGGGAACGCTGAGGCGGTGGCCGGGCTGGGTGTCATAAAGACCAATACCGACTCGGGCCAGTTTGCCGCCGTGCAGCGGGCCGGGGTGAAGGCCCTCCTGGACAACCCTGATCATTTCATCGCCTCCATGAACGAGGTGTACCGCCAGCGCCGTGATCTGGTGGTGTCAACCCTGCGCGACCTGGGGTTTGACGTGCGGCCGCCGCGGGGCAGTTTTTACATCTGGTTGCGCGTACCCCAGGGATACACGGATGAGGAGTTCTCCGCCCACCTGCTGGAAAAGGCGGGCGTGATGGTCACTCCCGGGTCGGCGTACGGGGAAACCGGGCGTAGCTTCGTGCGTATTTCCCTCACCGTGCCCACCTCCCGCCTGGAGGAGGCCATGGGGCGCCTGCGGAACAGCCTCTGA
- the dapF gene encoding diaminopimelate epimerase, protein MVPFVKMHGLGNDYVFVDLVAHDLPGVGEDEFPVLSRAVSDRHRGVGSDGLILVLPPVQDGGPYRMRIFNADGSEAEMCGNGVRCFAFYLHSRGYCRGPDCQVDTLAGPIHTRILHVEAVGGQPRWARVRVDMGPPRGWRELAVPVAGREFRMIAVSMGNPHAVIMDGWSEEDFPVYGPQLERHPAFPQGTNVEFVRIRHPGDAGERGHLEVLVWERGSGPTQACGTGACAAVVAAALQGRAARQARVSLPGGDLEVEWSAEGNVYMTGPAHEVCRGEFLWP, encoded by the coding sequence TTGGTTCCTTTTGTCAAGATGCACGGCCTGGGGAATGACTATGTGTTCGTGGATCTGGTGGCCCACGACCTCCCCGGTGTGGGGGAAGACGAGTTCCCGGTGCTGTCCCGGGCGGTGAGCGACCGCCACCGGGGAGTGGGCTCGGACGGCCTCATCCTGGTATTGCCCCCTGTGCAGGACGGGGGACCCTACCGGATGCGCATCTTCAACGCCGACGGTTCCGAGGCGGAGATGTGCGGCAACGGGGTGAGGTGCTTTGCCTTCTACCTGCACAGCCGGGGGTACTGCCGCGGGCCCGACTGCCAGGTGGACACCCTGGCGGGTCCTATCCACACCCGCATCCTGCACGTGGAAGCGGTGGGCGGGCAGCCCCGCTGGGCCCGGGTGCGGGTGGACATGGGTCCCCCCCGGGGATGGCGGGAACTGGCGGTCCCGGTGGCAGGCCGGGAATTCCGCATGATTGCGGTGTCCATGGGGAATCCCCACGCCGTGATCATGGATGGCTGGAGCGAGGAAGACTTCCCGGTGTACGGCCCCCAACTGGAAAGGCACCCCGCCTTCCCCCAGGGGACCAACGTGGAGTTCGTGCGTATCCGCCATCCCGGGGATGCGGGCGAGCGCGGCCACCTGGAGGTGCTGGTGTGGGAGAGGGGGTCGGGTCCCACCCAGGCCTGCGGAACGGGGGCGTGCGCGGCCGTGGTGGCGGCGGCTCTGCAGGGCAGGGCGGCCCGGCAGGCGCGGGTTTCTCTGCCCGGAGGAGACCTGGAGGTGGAGTGGTCCGCCGAGGGCAACGTGTACATGACGGGGCCGGCCCACGAGGTGTGCCGCGGGGAGTTCCTCTGGCCCTGA